A genomic segment from Lutzomyia longipalpis isolate SR_M1_2022 chromosome 3, ASM2433408v1 encodes:
- the LOC129791897 gene encoding uncharacterized protein LOC129791897, with translation MNRKDFPCVFCFLLLVGDQCVWPEATKVSPDVVAVEGKTEDNAEAAESGMNPHFHRMPPPIGHMMPPQPPQGPPPPPPGPPGPSGSHGYGMPPPNHPNHPINLPQGQTAPMEFYPIRGNPQHQQQQYYSYNRPDDRQDIRPDFRQDVRQDIRQDFRQKFSSNPEDETLQEMKQTMAAFSSMQKQFLNNFRTLQEPRNSPPIVELPTRHQEENSYDDSEDTTEEIRDPRRKYPRTTKDPQVTQVNNVKDVIDKVSRRKKTRPTTTTTVVQSVPQPVQQAVVQPVQQAVVQPVQQAMVQPVQTIQPIQAIQPIQTIQQAPVSTIQGLKLNNNLSWRNLLDRTLSISTAQQTFETIKSDMISALWTGLLVAAVKLAPLILICIKLVFKAILPLVGMSLLNRSTQDVQVQSAVVQPAFAPVVQPAFQPVVQPVLQPAFQRVHQFMPLMTSDTTTTTFQQDVDVDDDTMLDNEFESIKRHFYR, from the exons ATGAATCGCAAGGATTTTCCGTGTGTTTTCTGTTTTCTCCTCCTCGTGGGGGATCAGTGTGTCTGGCCAGAGGCAACCAAAGTCTCCCCAGATGTTGTGGCGGTTGAGGGGAAAACAGAGGATAATGCTGAAGCTGCTGAGAGTGGGATGAATCCACATTTTCATCGAATGCCGCCACCAATTGGGCATATGATGCCTCCACAACCACCACAGGGTCCTCCACCACCACCTCCTGGACCTCCTGGACCATCTGGATCTCATGGATATGGAATGCCACCACCGAATCATCCAAATCATCCTATAAATCTTCCTCAAGGGCAGACAGCGCCAATGGAATTTTATCCCATTCGTGGGAATCCACAGCATCAGCAGCAACAATATTACTCCTACAATCGTCCGGATGATCGCCAAGATATTCGTCCTGATTTCCGTCAAGACGTTCGGCAAGACATTCGCCAGGATTTTCGTCAAAAATTTTCGTCAAATCCGGAAGATGAAACCCTGCAGGAGATGAAGCAAACAATGGCTGCATTCTCGAGTATGCAGAAGCAATTTCTAAACAACTTCCGGACACTCCAGGAGCCTCGAAATTCCCCACCAATTGTTGAATTGCCCACAAGgcatcaagaagaaaattcctatgATGATTCGGAGGACACCACGGAGGAGATTCGTGATCCCCGGAGGAAGTATCCAAGAACAACGAAGGATCCTCAAGTGACACAAGTGAATAATGTGAAGGATGTGATTGATAAAGTTAGCAGGAGGAAGAAGACGCG ACCAACAACTACGACCACGGTTGTGCAGTCAGTGCCACAACCTGTCCAGCAGGCTGTTGTGCAGCCTGTCCAGCAGGCCGTTGTGCAGCCTGTCCAGCAGGCCATGGTACAGCCTGTCCAGACCATTCAACCCATTCAGGCCATTCAACCCATTCAGACAATTCAACAAGCTCCCGTATCAACCATCCAGGGCTTGAAGCTGAACAACAATCTCAGTTGGAGGAATCTCCTCGATAGGACACTCTCAATTTCCACGGCACAGCAAACTTTTGAGACAATCAAATCAGACATGATTAGTGCCCTCTGGACGGGACTCCTGGTGGCTGCTGTGAAGTTGGCTCCATTGATTCTCATTTGCATCAAG CTCGTTTTCAAGGCAATCCTCCCACTTGTGGGTATGAGTTTGCTAAATAGATCAACGCAGGATGTTCAGGTGCAATCGGCGGTGGTTCAACCGGCATTTGCACCTGTAGTTCAGCCGGCTTTTCAACCTGTTGTCCAGCCGGTGCTTCAACCTGCTTTCCAGCGTGTTCATCAATTTATGCCGCTCATGACGTCTgacacaacaacaacaacctTCCAGCAGGATGTGGATGTTGACGATGACACGATGCTGGATAATGAGTTTGAGAGCATAAAGAGACACTTCTACAGATGA
- the LOC129791999 gene encoding NEDD8-conjugating enzyme UBE2F-like, whose product MISLTRKTERVSKRISVRDRLLVKEVQEMEQTLPSTCKVNFGDPHVLSEFTLTILPDEGYWQGGKFQFTISVPEEYNMTPPKVKCLTKLWHPNIFDGDICLSLLRQNSIDGLGWAPTRRLKDVIWGLNSLFTDLLNFDDPLNIEAAEQYLQNKSDFQMKVKEFVQLYAR is encoded by the exons ATGATATCGCTCACGAGAAAAACGGAGCGTGTTTCCAAGCGGATTTCTGTCCGAGATCGCCTGCTGGTGAAGGAAGTCCAGGAAATGGAGCAAACTCT CCCCAGCACATGCAAAGTCAACTTTGGGGATCCACATGTTCTCAGTGAATTCACCCTCACAATTCTTCCGGATGAGGGATACTGGCAAGGagggaagtttcaatttaCTATTTCAGTTCCCGAGGAGTACAACATGACG CCGCCGAAGGTGAAATGCTTAACAAAGCTGTGGCATCCAAATATCTTCGATGGAGACATCTGCCTCTCGCTTCTGCGACAGAATTCAATTGATGGTTTAGGTTGGGCACCAACCAGGCGACTTAAGGACGTAATCTGGGGACTCAATTCTCTCTTTACG GACTTGCTCAATTTCGACGATCCCCTCAATATTGAGGCAGCAGAACAGTATCTGCAGAACAAGTCAGATTTCCAGATGAAAGTTAAGGAATTTGTCCAATTGTACGCCAGATGA
- the LOC129791947 gene encoding exosome complex component RRP42: MADISLSDAEKTFIVHGVQDDFRTDGRTRRDYRPMEIETDIVSHTSGSARLRLANSDILVGVKTEIDTPFADHHDEGKIEFFVDCSANATPEFEGKGGESLALEIANALQKAYASHRAFDLRDLCILKYHQCWKLYVDILILECGGNLFDAVSLAVKAALFNTKIPKVSAVQEDGGNVELELSDDIHDCTRLSIERVPLLVTLCKIGDHSVVDPSAEEEECASAQLVVGISYSESTDEGFVTMMRTLGAGSFLHTTLKETIKLGVMAGECLNVELLKVLRQEERLGKSSKDVYGFLK; encoded by the exons ATGGCAGATATTTCACTGAGTGATgccgaaaaaactttcattgttCACGGAGTACAG GATGACTTCCGAACAGATGGGAGAACTCGACGGGATTACCGGCCAATGGAGATTGAGACGGACATTGTGAGTCACACGAGTGGATCAGCAAGGCTTCGTCTTGCCAATTCAGACATCCTTGTGGGTGTAAAGACGGAAATAGACACCCCATTTGCTGATCATCACGACGAGGGAAAGATTGAATTCTTTGTGGATTGTTCAGCCAATGCTACGCCGGAATTTGAGGGCAAGGGTGGTGAGAGTCTCGCTCTGGAGATTGCCAATGCCCTGCAGAAGGCCTACGCATCCCACCGTGCCTTTGACTTGAGGGATTTATGCATCTTGAAGTACCATCAATGCTGGAAGCTTTACGTGGATATTCTG ATCCTCGAATGTGGAGGGAATCTCTTCGATGCTGTTTCTTTGGCTGTCAAGGCGGCTCTGTTCAATACGAAAATCCCCAAAGTTAGTGCCGTGCAGGAGGATGGTGGGAATGTTGAGCTGGAGCTCTCAGATGACATTCACGACTGCACGAGGTTGTCAATCGAGAGGGTACCATTGCTGGTGACTCTGTGCAAAATTGGGGATCACTCAGTTGTTGATCCTTCAGCTGAGGAGGAAGAATGCGCCTCTGCGCAGCTTGTTGTTGGAATTTCCTACTCTGAATCAACAGATGAAG GCTTTGTCACAATGATGAGAACACTGGGCGCTGGTTCATTTCTCCACACAACCCTCAAGGAAACCATAAAATTGGGCGTAATGGCGGGGGAATGCCTCAATGTGGAACTTCTCAAAGTCCTCCGGCAGGAGGAACGTCTGGGGAAGTCTTCGAAAGATGTTTATGGATTCCTCAAATGA
- the LOC129794321 gene encoding monocarboxylate transporter 12, with the protein MIQSSVGNLLAPDGGWGWMVVLGVALANIFNQSLISVFGLLFSQQLAELGQSTTGVALVMNVNSIVTNATGFIIGPAIRTFSARRVAIFGSLLTGTGLIMSSQSRTLWQILISYGGLVGLGLGLLNPSTFMAVNSYFARRRGQAVGLALAGTGIGQMVMPQIVNYLQEEYGYRGTVLIVGALAFHGIVGACLFQPVEWHSYAPHKSQEHEKLLASDPPAAHQKIPETVAEKLRRMMDLNLLRDFSFLNIGLGVSLAYTASINFSMIFPYFLQFSAGLNGQDVALCMSVLAAMDLASRLTLPTLTDRFQISCRTIFLIGAILLIGIRATLAETSRKDSLLIISAVYGYIRAATVVNQNLCVSEHCSQEKLAGALGLVMIAKGISVITLGQLLGWLRDLTSSYRFSLHMQNALLVVVPGCTPLQGVIFGGSKEGKGSFWAQK; encoded by the exons atgattcaGTCATCAGTTGGTAATCTTTTGGCTCCTGATGGAGGATGGGGATGGATGGTTGTCCTGGGAGTAGCCCTGGCCAAT aTCTTCAATCAATCCCTCATCTCTGTTTTTGGGCTCCTCTTCAGCCAGCAATTGGCGGAATTGGGACAGAGCACAACAGGAGTGGCGCTCGTGATGAATGTCAATAGTATCGTGACCAATGCGACTGGTTTCATCATTGGACCAGCCATTAGAACCTTCTCAGCGCGCCGTGTGGCCATTTTTGGGAGCCTCCTCACGGGAACAGGGCTCATCATGAGCAGCCAATCACGGACACTGTGGCAGATTCTCATCTCCTACGGTGGACTCGTTGGCCTGGGGCTGGGACTCCTCAATCCCTCCACCTTTATGGCCGTCAATAGCTACTTTGCCCGTCGACGTGGCCAAGCTGTGGGGCTAGCCCTCGCCGGCACGGGAATTGGTCAAATGGTGATGCCACAGATTGTAAATTACCTCCAGGAGGAGTATGGCTACCGGGGGACTGTTCTAATTGTCGGGGCACTCGCTTTCCATGGAATAGTCGGTGCTTGTCTCTTCCAACCCGTTGAATGGCATTCCTATGCACCACATAAATCCCAGGAGCATGAAAAACTCCTTGCCAGTGATCCTCCAGCAGCACATCAAAAGATCCCCGAAACTGTTGCGGAGAAGCTCCGGAGGATGATGGATCTCAATCTCCTCCGTGACTTCTCCTTCCTCAACATTGGCctgggagtttctctcgcctACACTGCTTCCATTAACTTCTCCATGATCTTCCCGTACTTCCTCCAG tTCTCAGCTGGACTTAATGGGCAGGATGTTGCACTTTGTATGTCTGTTCTGGCTGCCATGGATCTGGCATCGCGATTAACCCTTCCCACGCTAACAGATCGCTTCCAAATCTCCTGCCGAACAATTTTCCTCATAGGAGCTATTCTCCTCATTGGGATTCGTGCCACATTGGCGGAAACATCCCGAAAGGATAGTCTCCTGATAATTTCAGCCGTCTATGGGTACATCCGGGCAGCCACAGTCGTTAATCAGAATCTCTGTGTGTCTGAACATTGTTCACAGGAAAAATTAGCCGGAGCCCTGGGACTCGTAATGATAGCCAAAGGAATTTCTGTGATAACTCTGGGACAACTCCTTGGGTGGCTACGTGACTTAACGAGCAGCTATCGCTTTTCCCTACACATGCAGAATGCCCTACTTGTGGTTGTTCCCGGTTGTACCCCGCTTCAAGGGgtaatttttgggggttcAAAGGAGGGAAAGGGGAGCTTTTGGGCacaaaaataa